In the genome of Deltaproteobacteria bacterium, the window GAGGCCGGTCCGAACCCCTGCCCGCCTCTGGTGGTGGGCGTGGCCGTGGGCGGCAGCTTTGAACTGGCTGCCCGGGAGGTGAAGAAGGCGCTCTTAAGGCCCGTCGGCCAGCCCAACCCTGACCCGGAGGCCGCGGCCCTGGAGGCTGAACTGCTTGAAGCGATCAATGATACGGGTGTCGGCCCCCAGGGGCTGGGCGGCCGGGTTACGGCGTTGGCCGTGCACCTGAAGCTTCTGCCTTGCCATATCGCCTCACTCCCTCTGGCGGTCAATCTCCAGTGCCATGCCGCCCGTCATGCCGAGGCCGTGCTATGACCGCTGCGCACCGCCTTGAGGCGCCCCTGAGCCGCTCTGACCTGGAGTCCCTTCAGGCCGGTGACCTGGCCCTGGTTTCTGGCACGCTTTACACCGCCCGGGACGCGGCGCACAAGCGGCTGGTCGAGGCCATTGATCAAGGCGAAGGCCTGCCCATGGACCTGGACGGCCAGATCCTTTATTACGTCGGACCGACACCGGCTTCGCCCGGTCGGGTCATTGGAGCGGCTGGGCCGACGACCAGCTATCGCATGGACCCTTACACGCCCGCCTTACTCAAACTGGGCCTGAAAGCCATGATTGGCAAAGGCCGCCGTTCTGAGGAGGTCAGGCAGGCCATGCTAAAATACGGCGCGGTTTACCTGGCCGCCATTGGCGGGGCCGGGGCCTTGCTCAGCCAGGCCGTCAAGTCCGTGGAGATCATCGCCTACGAAGACCTGGGGCCGGAAGCCGTACGCCGCCTGACGGTTGAAGACTTTCCGGTCACGGTCATCAATGACCTGGCTGGAAGAGACCTTTACGAAGAAGGAAAGAGGCGGTACGCCAGAGGAAATAAATCATGAAGGCTTACAAACCCAAAAAACATTATCGCTGGCATCCCGGCTTTGTCTTCTGGCTCCTGCACCGCCTCGCCGGGTTAGGGCTGGCCGGCTACCTGATCCTGCATGTCTGGGTCCTGTCCCACCTGCTTAAAGGGGAGGCCGAATTCAAACGAATCATGGACGCCTTCGACCATCCGGTCATTCGGCTCATGGAGATCGGCCTCCTGGGCCTGGTCCTCTTCCACGGCCTCAACGGCCTCCGCATCCTGCTGATGGACTATGGGCCCATGGCCAATAAAGAATCATACATCAAGTACCTGGCAGGAACCTTTATTGTCATCGCCGTGCTCTTTATTATCGGCGGCGCGGCTATGCTGCGAACGTTATTAACTTAATGATTCCATGAGGAGAACTGCTAATGGCCCTGAATTTCGTTTCCGGTCGCACCGGGGCTTTTGAATGGCTTTTCCAGCGGGTTTCCGGCGTGGTGCTGGCCATGATCCTGGCCACGCACTTCATCCTGCTGCACTTCATTTCAGACGGCGAATATGAGTACGACGTCATCATGGCCCGCCTGGCCAGCCCGACCTGGAAGGTCTTTTACCTCTGTTTCCTGTTTTTTGCCTTATACCACGCCATGAACGGGGCAAAGATCCTGATTGACGATTACATCCATGAGCCGCGCTGGCGGACCCTTTTAATATGCCTTGACTGGCTGCTGGCCCTGGTTCTGTTTTTCTACGGGGCCCTGGTCATTATTGCCCACACGGCCCCGGTGGTGCAGGGGTGACGGTTATGGCGGAAATCATCTTTCACAAGCATGACATCATCATCGTTGGCGCCGGGGGGGCCGGTCTGCGGGCCGCGCTGGAGGCTTCAAAGGGCGCTAAAACAGGCGTCATCTCCGAGGTCTTTCCGACGCGCTCGCACACGGTTAGCGCTCAGGGCGGCATCAG includes:
- the sdhD gene encoding succinate dehydrogenase, hydrophobic membrane anchor protein produces the protein MALNFVSGRTGAFEWLFQRVSGVVLAMILATHFILLHFISDGEYEYDVIMARLASPTWKVFYLCFLFFALYHAMNGAKILIDDYIHEPRWRTLLICLDWLLALVLFFYGALVIIAHTAPVVQG
- a CDS encoding Fe-S-containing hydro-lyase, producing MTAAHRLEAPLSRSDLESLQAGDLALVSGTLYTARDAAHKRLVEAIDQGEGLPMDLDGQILYYVGPTPASPGRVIGAAGPTTSYRMDPYTPALLKLGLKAMIGKGRRSEEVRQAMLKYGAVYLAAIGGAGALLSQAVKSVEIIAYEDLGPEAVRRLTVEDFPVTVINDLAGRDLYEEGKRRYARGNKS
- the sdhC gene encoding succinate dehydrogenase, cytochrome b556 subunit; this encodes MKAYKPKKHYRWHPGFVFWLLHRLAGLGLAGYLILHVWVLSHLLKGEAEFKRIMDAFDHPVIRLMEIGLLGLVLFHGLNGLRILLMDYGPMANKESYIKYLAGTFIVIAVLFIIGGAAMLRTLLT